The Azospirillum baldaniorum genome segment TAGAGGACGCCCTCATACAGGGCGGCCATGGGAATCTCGACCCCGACCGAGGGGAAGCGCAGCGTCCCGCCCCCGATGACGTCGCGGCCTCTGATGTCACGAACAGCCCAGCTCTGCTCGTCCTCGCGGTGCCACAGTTCGGCAAAGCGCTTCGTCGAGTCGAGCAGCAGGATTTCCTGCACCGACGGGATTTCCCGGTAGATCGCCAGCTTCCGGCCGCGGTCGAATTGGGCGGTGGAGGGCGACAGGATCTCGATGATGATGGTCGGATCCGGCACCGGAACCATGCCGGGCTTCAAGGGCTGGCAAGTCACCGCGATGTCCGCCTGGAAATAGGTGTCCTCGTGGTCGGAAAGCCGGATGCCCGCTTCGGAAACGACACGGCATGGAGGCCGGAGCCGGGTTCCGATCTGAATGCCGATGGCCATCGCCAAGGCGCCATGGGTCGCGGCGGGCGGCGCCATGGCGACGGGTTGGCCGCCGTCCAGCTCATAGCGGGTGTCCGTTCCGTCGTTCCACACGAGGAACTCTTCCACGGTCATCGGGCGGGGTGCCGGATCGCTCATGCCCATGAGTATGGCCCTCTCCCTCGCCGCTTCCAAGTGGGCGCCGTCCAAGGGGCCGCCGCGGTTATTCCGCGGCCAGCCCGCCGCCCAGCTCGATGCGGACCTCGACCACGCCGGGCTCGTCGAGGTTCTCCTTGCGGATGAAGCCGAGCGCGCGGCACATGCCCAGCATGCTGGTGTTCTCGCGCAGGACCTCGCCGTAGACCTCCTTGATCCCGCGGGAGCGGGCGTAGTCCAGGATCTTGTTCATCAGCTGGTAGCCCAGCCCCTGGCCCTTCATGTCCGACCGCACCATCACGGCGTATTCGGCGCGCAGGTTGTCGGGGTCGGCGGTGATGCGCACCACGCCGTACATGATGGTCTCGCCGGTCTCCGGGTCCGGCCCGACGGCGACCAGACCCATCTCACGGTCGTAGTCCATCTGGGTCAAACGGGCGGCGGCCTGGTGCGACAGCCGCTTCAGCGGCGCGAAGAAGCGCAGCCGCAAGTCCTCCTGCGTCTGGTTGGCCACCATGTGGTGCACCAGCGGCTCATCCTCCGGCAGGATGGGGCGGACGAGGAACTGGCGGCCGTCCTTGATGGTGATCCGGTCCTCCAGACCCTTGGGGTAGGGGCGGATGGCCAGACGCTTGGCGCCGGGCAGGGCCGGGACGCCGACCTTGATGCGGGCGTCGAGCGCCAGCACGCCCTCCGCGTCGGCGAGCAGCGGGTTGACGTCCAGCTCGGCGACCTCCGGGAAATCGACGATGAGCTGGGAAATCTTGTTCAGCGTCAGCGCCACCGCCTCCAGATCGACCGCGGCGCGCGAGCGGTAGCCCTGCAGCTGGCGCCAGATGCGGGTGCGGCCCATCAGCTCGGTCGCCAGCTTCATGTTCAGCGGCGGCAGGGCGAGCGCGTAGTCCTCCACCACCTCCACCCCGATGCCGCCCTCGCCGAACAGCAGGACGGGGCCGAACAGCTCGTTCTCGGTCATGCCGACGATCAGCTCATAGGCGTCGGCGCGCACCGCCATCTCTTGGACGGTGAAGCCCTCGAT includes the following:
- a CDS encoding Uma2 family endonuclease — protein: MGMSDPAPRPMTVEEFLVWNDGTDTRYELDGGQPVAMAPPAATHGALAMAIGIQIGTRLRPPCRVVSEAGIRLSDHEDTYFQADIAVTCQPLKPGMVPVPDPTIIIEILSPSTAQFDRGRKLAIYREIPSVQEILLLDSTKRFAELWHREDEQSWAVRDIRGRDVIGGGTLRFPSVGVEIPMAALYEGVL